In one Haemophilus parainfluenzae genomic region, the following are encoded:
- the hypE gene encoding hydrogenase expression/formation protein HypE, with protein MTDFITMAHGNGGATMQELIRDYFVEAFDNPILSQGEDQARIALQELNALGETLSFSTDSFVIDPIFFPGGDIGKLAVCGTANDVAVCGAVPKYLSCGFILEEGLPLETLKKLIQSMAKACHSAGIQVVTGDTKVVQKGAIDKVFINTAGIGVIPNGLDWGVHRIQPGDQIIVSGTLGDHGATILNLRENLGIQTDLRSDCAVLAPLIDCIRPIEGVKAVRDATRGGVNAVLHEFAQAQKVGIQIDETVLPIRQEVRGICELLGLDALNFANEGKLVIVADKEKTAEILTALRSHPLGENAAVIGEVTTDGKVRAVGLFGQSRLLDLPRNEPLPRIC; from the coding sequence ATGACTGATTTTATTACAATGGCACACGGAAATGGTGGTGCCACAATGCAAGAGTTGATCCGCGATTATTTTGTCGAGGCATTTGATAACCCAATACTTTCACAAGGCGAAGATCAGGCTCGCATTGCTTTACAAGAGTTGAATGCTTTAGGTGAGACTCTGTCATTTTCTACCGATAGTTTTGTGATTGATCCGATTTTTTTCCCGGGTGGTGACATTGGTAAACTCGCCGTGTGTGGCACAGCTAACGATGTAGCGGTATGTGGTGCCGTACCAAAATATTTATCCTGTGGGTTTATTCTGGAAGAAGGCTTACCATTAGAAACTTTAAAAAAATTGATTCAATCTATGGCAAAAGCCTGCCATTCAGCTGGTATTCAAGTGGTAACAGGTGATACCAAAGTAGTACAAAAAGGCGCGATAGATAAAGTGTTTATCAATACGGCAGGCATTGGTGTGATTCCAAACGGACTCGACTGGGGTGTACATCGCATTCAACCAGGTGATCAGATTATCGTGAGTGGTACTTTGGGTGATCATGGTGCAACCATTTTGAATTTACGCGAAAATCTTGGTATTCAAACGGACTTACGCAGTGATTGTGCTGTGCTTGCCCCGCTTATTGATTGTATTCGTCCGATTGAAGGCGTGAAAGCTGTGCGCGATGCAACCCGTGGTGGTGTGAATGCGGTACTCCATGAATTTGCACAGGCACAGAAAGTAGGGATTCAAATTGATGAAACGGTATTACCAATTCGTCAGGAAGTACGCGGTATTTGCGAATTACTCGGTTTAGATGCGTTAAATTTTGCTAATGAAGGTAAATTGGTGATTGTGGCGGATAAAGAAAAAACAGCTGAAATTCTGACCGCACTTCGTAGCCATCCATTAGGTGAAAATGCGGCCGTAATCGGCGAGGTAACGACTGATGGCAAAGTTCGTGCTGTTGGGCTTTTCGGTCAAAGTCGCTTGTTAGACTTACCGCGTAACGAACCTTTACCACGAATCTGTTAA
- a CDS encoding energy-coupling factor ABC transporter ATP-binding protein — translation MNVLEVKQLQIMRDQRVIIDNLSFELPEGHRLFLQGDIGCGKSTLLHCLLGFIPYQQGEIRWFDNTCRQEKDFVPLRGKIGICFQHAGDQLFGPTVLDDVAFGPLNQGLNRNEAYQIALQQLERLNIVRLKDRSVNTLSGGEQNFTALAGVLAMQPKVLLLDEPTNGLDAKNIAKLTALLRELQLPMLIASHDLRFSETLADSCLSLATDNDG, via the coding sequence ATGAACGTCCTCGAAGTCAAACAATTACAGATCATGCGCGACCAACGCGTGATTATTGATAACCTTTCTTTTGAACTCCCCGAAGGTCATCGCCTTTTTTTACAAGGTGATATTGGTTGTGGGAAATCAACCCTATTACACTGTTTATTAGGCTTTATACCTTACCAACAAGGTGAGATTCGCTGGTTCGATAACACCTGTCGCCAAGAAAAAGATTTTGTACCGTTACGCGGAAAGATTGGTATCTGTTTCCAACATGCGGGCGATCAACTGTTTGGTCCAACCGTACTTGATGATGTGGCGTTTGGTCCACTTAATCAGGGCTTGAACAGAAATGAAGCCTATCAAATTGCATTACAGCAACTAGAACGTCTGAATATTGTTAGGTTAAAAGATCGCTCAGTAAATACCTTATCTGGCGGTGAACAGAATTTTACTGCGCTAGCTGGTGTTCTGGCGATGCAGCCAAAAGTATTGCTGTTAGATGAACCAACCAATGGACTGGATGCAAAAAATATCGCCAAACTGACTGCACTTTTACGTGAACTACAGTTACCGATGCTTATTGCCTCACATGATTTACGCTTTAGTGAAACGCTCGCAGATTCCTGTTTATCTTTAGCTACGGATAACGATGGCTAA
- a CDS encoding HI1450 family dsDNA-mimic protein → MTTDIQKLDPDAAIDLAYDIFLEMAGENLDPADIMLFNLQFEDRGAVEFVETADDWEQEIGVLIDPDAFAEVWVGLVNEKDEMDDVFAKFLISHREEDREFHVIWKK, encoded by the coding sequence ATGACAACTGATATTCAAAAACTCGATCCAGATGCAGCGATTGATCTTGCTTATGATATTTTCTTAGAGATGGCGGGCGAAAATCTCGATCCAGCAGATATTATGCTATTCAATCTGCAATTTGAAGATCGTGGTGCGGTCGAGTTTGTCGAAACGGCAGATGATTGGGAACAAGAAATTGGGGTATTAATCGATCCTGACGCTTTTGCTGAAGTTTGGGTGGGATTAGTGAATGAGAAAGATGAAATGGATGATGTGTTTGCAAAATTCTTAATTTCACACCGAGAAGAAGATCGTGAATTCCACGTTATTTGGAAAAAATAA
- the fdhF gene encoding formate dehydrogenase subunit alpha has product MKKVITVCPYCASGCKIHLLVENNKIVGAEGANGKTNEGELCLKGYYGWDFVHDTKILTPRLTQPMIRYKRGEPFTPVSWEEAISYTARRLSEIKEKYGNESIMVTGSSRGPGNEVNFVMQKFARAVLGNNNIDCCARVUHGPSVTGLLKSVGNGAMSNSIVEIEDTKCVFIFGYNASTSHPIVARRINHAKAKGAKIIVCDPRKIETARIADIYAPLANGSNVAFLNAMMNVILEEGLQDQKFIDEHTENFDAFYETVKAYTPESTQHITGIEPEMLREIARTYAKAETATILWGMGVCQFRQGVETVRALASLAMLTGNLGKPNVGVNPVRGQNNVQGACDMGALFNTLPGYQSFADPETNAKFAKAWGVPSIPTKPGVPLSEVPEAIMEDKIKAFYIMGEDTLQTEPDINAVKKAFEKVELLIVQDIFMTQTAAEADILLPATSCAEHEGVYSAADRGFQRFYKAVEPTGDVKDDWVIISELATAMGYPMHYNNTKEIWDELRSLCPIYKGATYEKMEGMGYIQWPCTDEGPEDQGTTYLYKGQIFDRPNGKAEFFACDWEPPMEDLSEEFPLILSTVREVGHYSCRSMTGNCRALAALADEPGFVQMNDQDAKELGIKNNDLVWIASSRGKVISRADVSTRTNKGACYMTYQWWIGKCNELTAEHLNPGSRTPEYKYSAVRIDKIEDQAWAERYVVTEYAKLKNRLKETALVA; this is encoded by the coding sequence ATTAAAAAAGTAATTACCGTATGTCCGTATTGTGCCTCAGGTTGTAAAATCCATCTTTTGGTGGAAAACAACAAAATTGTGGGAGCTGAAGGTGCAAACGGCAAGACAAACGAAGGGGAGTTATGCCTAAAAGGATATTATGGCTGGGATTTTGTGCATGATACAAAAATCCTGACTCCTCGCCTAACTCAACCGATGATCCGCTACAAACGTGGCGAACCATTCACACCAGTGAGCTGGGAAGAAGCGATTTCTTACACAGCAAGACGTCTCAGTGAAATCAAAGAAAAGTACGGTAACGAATCGATTATGGTAACGGGTTCTTCCCGTGGACCAGGTAACGAAGTGAACTTCGTGATGCAAAAATTCGCCCGTGCGGTATTAGGAAATAACAACATTGACTGTTGTGCGCGCGTGTGACACGGCCCTTCTGTAACAGGTCTGCTCAAATCGGTCGGTAACGGCGCAATGTCCAACTCAATTGTTGAGATTGAAGATACCAAATGCGTATTCATTTTTGGCTATAATGCCTCCACTTCACACCCTATTGTGGCGCGTCGGATTAACCACGCCAAAGCAAAAGGGGCGAAAATCATTGTTTGTGACCCTCGTAAAATCGAAACAGCCCGTATCGCGGATATTTATGCACCGCTTGCTAACGGGTCTAACGTGGCATTCTTGAATGCGATGATGAATGTGATTTTAGAAGAAGGATTACAAGATCAAAAATTTATTGATGAACACACCGAAAACTTCGATGCGTTCTATGAAACCGTGAAAGCTTATACACCGGAATCCACTCAACACATCACAGGTATTGAGCCTGAAATGTTGCGTGAAATTGCCCGCACTTATGCGAAAGCGGAAACCGCTACTATCTTATGGGGTATGGGCGTTTGTCAATTCCGTCAAGGTGTAGAAACCGTACGTGCATTAGCAAGCTTGGCAATGCTTACCGGTAACTTAGGTAAACCAAATGTTGGGGTAAACCCAGTACGTGGTCAAAACAACGTACAGGGCGCGTGCGATATGGGCGCATTATTCAACACATTACCAGGCTATCAAAGTTTTGCAGACCCAGAAACTAACGCAAAATTTGCGAAAGCTTGGGGCGTGCCATCTATTCCAACCAAACCAGGTGTGCCATTGAGTGAAGTGCCTGAAGCAATCATGGAAGATAAAATTAAAGCATTCTATATCATGGGTGAGGATACATTACAAACTGAGCCTGATATTAATGCGGTTAAAAAAGCCTTCGAGAAAGTTGAACTTCTCATCGTTCAAGATATCTTTATGACTCAAACAGCCGCAGAAGCAGATATTTTATTGCCTGCCACTTCTTGTGCTGAGCATGAAGGTGTGTATAGTGCCGCTGACCGTGGTTTCCAACGTTTCTATAAAGCCGTTGAACCAACTGGCGACGTCAAGGATGACTGGGTGATCATTAGTGAACTAGCTACAGCAATGGGTTACCCAATGCACTATAACAATACCAAAGAAATTTGGGATGAACTTCGTTCACTTTGCCCAATTTACAAAGGGGCAACCTACGAAAAAATGGAAGGCATGGGCTATATCCAATGGCCATGTACTGACGAAGGCCCTGAAGATCAAGGTACAACATACTTGTATAAAGGCCAAATCTTCGACCGTCCGAATGGCAAAGCTGAGTTCTTTGCTTGCGACTGGGAACCACCAATGGAAGATCTCTCTGAAGAATTCCCATTGATACTTTCTACAGTTCGTGAAGTGGGTCACTATTCTTGCCGTTCAATGACAGGTAACTGCCGAGCTCTTGCTGCACTTGCGGATGAGCCGGGATTCGTACAAATGAACGATCAAGATGCCAAAGAATTGGGCATTAAAAACAACGACTTGGTTTGGATTGCCTCATCACGCGGTAAAGTTATTTCTCGTGCAGATGTGAGCACGCGTACAAACAAAGGCGCTTGTTATATGACCTATCAATGGTGGATCGGTAAATGTAACGAATTAACCGCTGAACATTTGAACCCGGGTTCTAGAACGCCGGAATACAAATATAGCGCGGTTCGTATTGATAAAATCGAAGACCAAGCCTGGGCTGAACGCTATGTGGTAACTGAATACGCGAAATTAAAAAATCGCTTAAAAGAAACCGCACTTGTGGCTTGA
- the cbiM gene encoding cobalt transporter CbiM, with translation MHLSEGVLHTPVLLSGAAVALVCVMIGLKRLNSQQLPLTALFAAAFFVAGTIHVPVGIGSVHLILNGMAGLFLGWAVFPAFLIALVLQALLFSFGGFAVLGVNLCVMALPALLVHWLFAKRLENDNSRRTQITAGIGAGVIGVGGSALLASLVLALDGGKAYSDLIMLLVISHIPVFIIDSIVSVGVVLLLNKMYPTALSVVK, from the coding sequence ATGCATTTATCGGAAGGTGTGTTGCATACACCCGTATTGCTTAGTGGTGCAGCTGTCGCATTAGTCTGCGTAATGATTGGTCTTAAACGACTCAATTCGCAGCAATTGCCGCTAACAGCATTGTTTGCTGCTGCTTTTTTTGTTGCTGGAACCATTCATGTACCGGTAGGCATTGGTAGCGTGCATCTTATCTTAAACGGCATGGCTGGTCTGTTTCTTGGCTGGGCCGTTTTCCCTGCCTTTTTAATCGCATTAGTCCTACAAGCCCTGCTCTTTTCCTTCGGTGGATTTGCTGTATTAGGCGTCAATTTATGCGTAATGGCATTACCTGCTCTTCTTGTACATTGGTTATTTGCAAAAAGACTTGAAAATGACAATTCCCGTCGAACTCAAATTACTGCAGGTATTGGTGCTGGCGTGATCGGCGTTGGCGGTTCAGCCTTGCTCGCCTCTTTAGTCTTGGCTCTAGATGGTGGTAAAGCTTACAGCGATCTGATCATGCTGCTGGTAATATCACATATTCCTGTGTTTATTATCGACAGTATCGTCAGCGTCGGGGTGGTCTTATTGTTAAACAAAATGTATCCAACAGCGCTCAGTGTGGTGAAATGA
- a CDS encoding DUF4198 domain-containing protein, which produces MKKTALFITALFGASLANAHNVWLKPAKDAKGQYVVKFGHEETETYPQSKLKAVRLLDAKGQLQNATVNFKEGEAHFAAPDAAIAFIRFDNGVWSKLPSGKYVEKTKQQAPEAVLSVNPVKFGKAILHWDAQANKSHNMDYELIPQSEPKAGQPLDILVLVKGKPVQGIKVGLGEDHPFNLTNEKGIAQFTPKAGYNKVWAEFDEPVKDNPDYSKRSVEYMLTFDAK; this is translated from the coding sequence ATGAAAAAAACAGCATTGTTTATTACCGCACTATTCGGTGCTTCACTCGCTAATGCACATAATGTTTGGTTGAAGCCTGCTAAGGATGCAAAAGGGCAATATGTGGTTAAATTTGGTCATGAGGAAACCGAAACCTATCCTCAAAGCAAATTAAAAGCGGTACGCCTACTTGATGCTAAAGGCCAATTGCAAAATGCCACAGTAAACTTTAAAGAAGGCGAAGCGCACTTTGCCGCACCTGATGCTGCCATCGCATTTATTCGCTTTGATAATGGTGTTTGGTCGAAATTGCCAAGCGGTAAATATGTCGAAAAAACCAAACAGCAAGCACCTGAAGCTGTACTCAGTGTTAACCCAGTCAAATTCGGCAAAGCGATTTTACACTGGGATGCGCAAGCGAATAAATCACACAATATGGATTATGAGCTTATTCCACAAAGTGAACCGAAAGCGGGACAACCACTGGATATTCTCGTGTTAGTAAAAGGTAAACCAGTGCAAGGCATCAAAGTGGGTTTAGGCGAAGATCACCCATTCAACTTAACCAATGAAAAAGGTATTGCACAATTCACCCCTAAAGCGGGCTATAACAAAGTCTGGGCTGAATTTGACGAGCCGGTTAAAGACAATCCTGACTATAGCAAACGTAGTGTTGAATATATGCTGACTTTTGATGCGAAATAA
- a CDS encoding energy-coupling factor transporter transmembrane component T family protein, which produces MNFLAIFQPHLRLIYVFLCGLIVSTMTHISMLIILNLIVFSGLLITLIRYQKSLADYFKYWLKLNFFTLLVWLTLSWKITEQGLALNPMGIQLALLITLRFNLILSLTRLLLIDMNESLLLQALCRLPLPEKLLHLFVLTVRYISVLGDVHKKMDMAMRARGYQPKLNGRTLFIASQRVALLLIHALVKAEKTEMALKARGFQLHDVKKTQDKS; this is translated from the coding sequence ATGAATTTTCTTGCTATTTTTCAACCGCACTTGCGATTAATTTATGTGTTTTTGTGTGGACTTATCGTCAGCACAATGACACATATTTCAATGCTTATTATCCTTAATCTGATCGTATTCAGCGGGTTACTTATTACGCTAATTCGATATCAAAAATCCCTCGCCGATTATTTTAAATATTGGTTGAAACTGAATTTCTTTACTTTGCTTGTTTGGTTGACCTTAAGTTGGAAAATCACTGAACAAGGCTTAGCATTGAATCCAATGGGTATTCAGCTCGCGCTACTCATCACGCTACGTTTCAATTTAATTTTAAGCTTAACTCGCCTCTTGTTAATTGATATGAACGAGAGCCTTTTATTGCAAGCATTGTGTCGTTTGCCATTGCCTGAAAAACTACTTCACCTATTCGTTCTGACCGTGCGTTATATTTCTGTACTTGGTGATGTACATAAAAAAATGGATATGGCGATGCGCGCACGCGGATATCAGCCAAAACTTAACGGTAGAACCTTATTCATTGCATCACAACGTGTGGCATTATTATTAATTCATGCTCTCGTTAAAGCAGAAAAAACAGAAATGGCGCTAAAAGCACGTGGCTTTCAGCTGCATGATGTTAAAAAAACACAGGATAAATCTTGA
- the hypA gene encoding hydrogenase maturation nickel metallochaperone HypA translates to MHEMSLCQNIMEIIDQQQKKHEIHEVTDIWLEIGALSCVEQSAVEFCFEIMRKDTVAENCQLHFIHLPAIAWCWQCQKEVEIEAYQDCCPHCHSAYLQRRSGTEFRVKEIAVK, encoded by the coding sequence ATGCATGAGATGTCTCTCTGTCAGAATATTATGGAAATTATTGATCAACAACAGAAAAAGCATGAAATCCATGAAGTGACAGATATTTGGCTAGAAATTGGGGCACTGTCTTGTGTCGAGCAAAGTGCGGTAGAATTTTGCTTTGAAATTATGCGCAAAGATACCGTTGCTGAAAACTGTCAGTTACATTTTATTCATTTACCTGCGATTGCATGGTGCTGGCAATGTCAAAAGGAAGTTGAGATTGAAGCCTATCAAGATTGCTGTCCACATTGTCACAGTGCATATTTACAACGTCGAAGTGGCACCGAATTTAGAGTGAAAGAAATTGCCGTAAAATAG
- the hypB gene encoding hydrogenase nickel incorporation protein HypB, which translates to MCTTCGCGHPDQVRIGELPHVHHDSNAQHATKLPNFSHSSFRMPDTPQQEETQQRLLKVEQDILGANNQLADMNRRFFANQHILALNLVSSPGSGKTTLLTTTLNALKNDYPCYVIEGDQQTENDADRIRQTGVPAIQVNTGKGCHLDAQMIGNALVKLQPQENSLMFIENVGNLVCPSEFDLGEHAKVVILSVTEGEDKPLKYPHMFAASKLMILNKVDLLPYLNFDVEKCIAYAKQVNPTIEVIQLSSQSGEGLQQWLDWLKAQER; encoded by the coding sequence ATGTGTACAACCTGTGGCTGTGGCCATCCAGATCAAGTCAGAATCGGTGAATTACCGCATGTTCATCATGATTCCAATGCGCAACATGCAACAAAACTACCTAATTTTTCTCATTCCTCCTTCCGCATGCCAGACACGCCGCAACAAGAAGAAACCCAGCAACGATTACTGAAAGTAGAGCAAGATATTCTTGGTGCCAACAATCAGTTAGCCGATATGAATCGTCGCTTTTTTGCCAATCAGCATATTTTGGCACTTAATCTTGTTTCAAGTCCTGGTTCAGGCAAAACAACCTTATTGACGACTACGTTAAATGCATTAAAAAATGACTATCCTTGTTATGTGATCGAAGGGGATCAGCAAACAGAAAACGATGCGGATCGTATTCGTCAAACCGGTGTGCCGGCAATTCAAGTCAATACAGGTAAAGGATGTCACTTAGATGCACAAATGATTGGTAATGCATTAGTGAAATTGCAGCCACAGGAAAATAGTCTGATGTTTATTGAAAATGTCGGAAACCTAGTCTGCCCATCAGAATTTGATTTAGGTGAGCATGCCAAAGTGGTGATTTTATCCGTGACAGAAGGTGAAGATAAACCGCTGAAATATCCACATATGTTTGCGGCTTCTAAATTAATGATTTTAAATAAAGTGGATTTACTACCTTACTTGAATTTCGATGTGGAAAAATGTATTGCTTATGCGAAACAAGTGAATCCGACAATTGAGGTTATCCAGTTGTCTTCTCAAAGTGGAGAAGGATTACAGCAATGGCTAGACTGGTTAAAAGCGCAAGAACGATAG
- a CDS encoding MerR family transcriptional regulator, whose translation MKIGQLANIVGCTVEAVRFYEKQGLIEPAKRTSGNFRVYTEEHLKQLSFICYCRSLDISLKEIKMLLNPQCATQEQEREINELLDRHIREVSKRIHELAHLRIRLIQLKGKCSQFEQNNDLMNTLLQHSGINFVPLK comes from the coding sequence ATGAAAATTGGTCAACTAGCCAACATTGTTGGCTGTACGGTGGAAGCTGTACGTTTCTATGAAAAACAAGGATTAATCGAGCCAGCCAAACGAACGAGCGGTAATTTTCGTGTTTATACGGAAGAGCATTTGAAACAACTTTCTTTTATTTGTTATTGTCGCAGTTTGGATATTTCACTAAAAGAAATCAAAATGTTGCTCAATCCTCAATGTGCCACTCAAGAGCAGGAACGAGAAATCAATGAGCTGCTAGATCGACATATTCGAGAAGTGTCAAAACGGATCCATGAATTGGCTCACTTACGAATTCGCTTAATTCAGCTCAAAGGCAAATGTAGCCAGTTTGAACAAAATAATGATTTAATGAATACCTTATTGCAGCATAGCGGCATTAATTTTGTGCCGCTAAAATGA
- the hypD gene encoding hydrogenase formation protein HypD yields the protein MQFVDEFRDPELAKSLLQRLQKIMEKQQHFTPENPLYLMEVCGGHTHTIFKFGLDRLLPKSIEFIHGPGCPVCVLPMGRIDVCIEIARRPEVIFCTFGDAMRVRGRLGSLLEAKAQGADVRIVYSPLDALNIALNNPDKKVVFFSLGFETTMPSAAITLQQAKKQQVKNFFVVCQNITIIPTLHSLLSQGQVKIDGFIAPGHVSMVIGSEPYQELCDTYHKPFVITGFEPLDILQAILMLVTQIAEQRCEVENQYKRIVHQHGNVLAQQAISEVFRLKASSEWRGLGEIAESGVELTDDYQCFDAEAHFACQPHQVADDPDSRCGDVLIGKCKPADCPLFAKKCNPDNAYGALMVSSEGACAAYYQYRRE from the coding sequence ATGCAGTTTGTTGATGAATTTCGTGATCCTGAACTGGCCAAAAGTCTGTTGCAGCGACTACAAAAAATAATGGAAAAACAACAGCACTTTACGCCAGAAAATCCGTTATATCTAATGGAGGTCTGCGGCGGACATACCCATACCATTTTTAAATTTGGACTAGATCGTCTATTACCCAAAAGTATTGAGTTTATTCACGGTCCAGGCTGCCCAGTATGTGTCTTACCGATGGGGCGAATTGATGTTTGTATTGAGATTGCTCGTCGTCCAGAAGTGATTTTCTGTACTTTCGGTGATGCCATGCGAGTACGCGGACGTTTAGGTTCATTATTAGAAGCCAAAGCACAGGGCGCAGATGTTCGAATTGTTTATTCACCGCTTGATGCATTGAATATCGCATTGAATAATCCAGACAAAAAAGTGGTGTTCTTTTCACTTGGTTTTGAAACGACCATGCCAAGTGCCGCAATTACCTTGCAACAAGCGAAAAAACAACAGGTAAAAAACTTTTTTGTGGTATGCCAAAATATTACTATCATCCCGACATTACACAGCTTATTGTCGCAAGGACAAGTAAAAATTGACGGCTTTATTGCGCCCGGTCATGTCAGCATGGTAATTGGTTCTGAACCTTACCAAGAATTATGTGACACCTATCATAAGCCTTTTGTGATCACTGGTTTTGAACCTTTAGATATCCTACAAGCAATTTTAATGTTGGTAACACAGATTGCTGAACAACGCTGTGAAGTGGAAAATCAGTATAAACGCATTGTGCACCAACATGGCAATGTGTTGGCTCAACAGGCAATCAGTGAAGTATTCCGCTTGAAAGCCAGCAGCGAATGGCGTGGATTGGGCGAAATTGCAGAATCAGGCGTAGAACTGACAGATGATTATCAATGCTTTGATGCAGAAGCGCATTTTGCATGTCAGCCACATCAAGTTGCTGATGATCCTGATTCTCGCTGCGGTGATGTATTAATCGGTAAATGCAAGCCGGCTGATTGCCCATTATTTGCTAAAAAATGTAATCCAGACAATGCTTATGGTGCGTTAATGGTGTCTTCCGAAGGGGCATGTGCGGCCTATTATCAATATAGACGGGAATAA